The following coding sequences lie in one Silene latifolia isolate original U9 population chromosome 5, ASM4854445v1, whole genome shotgun sequence genomic window:
- the LOC141655956 gene encoding outer envelope membrane protein 7-like encodes MSKETRQGSLKQGAIVIAALAFGWLTIEIAFKPLLDKARAAMSKSDPTRDPDDVDAAKGEAEAGVDDEAAAAADD; translated from the coding sequence atgagtaaaGAAACAAGGCAAGGATCTTTGAAGCAGGGAGCAATAGTGATTGCAGCTTTAGCCTTTGGTTGGCTAACAATTGAGATAGCTTTCAAGCCATTGCTAGATAAGGCTCGTGCTGCGATGTCTAAATctgacccgacccgtgacccggaTGATGTTGATGCTGCTAAGGGTGAGGCCGAAGCCGGTGTTGATGATGAAGCTGCAGCTGCTGCTGACGATTAG